DNA from Arthrobacter sp. PvP023:
CGACGTCGGGCGCCCTTGAGGTCCCCAGCGACGGCGCAGCCTTTATGTTCCAGGATGCCGCTCTCTTCCCGTGGCTGACGGCCCGGGAAAACATCGAACTCGCCCTGAAGCTGCGCGGGGTGGGCAAGGCCGAGCGGCGCACCAAGGCCAACGAACTCCTGGACCTGGTGCACCTGGGCGGTGCCGGCGACAAGCGCCCGCACGAGCTCTCCGGCGGCATGCGCCAGCGCGTCTCGCTGGCGCGCTCCCTGGCCCAGGACCGGCAGCTGCTCCTCATGGACGAGCCGTTCGCCGCCCTGGACGCCATCACCCGCGACCTCCTGCACGACGAACTGGAACGGATCTGGAAGGAAACCGGCCGCACCATCGTCTTTGTGACGCACAACGTCCGCGAAGCCGTCCGGCTGGGCCAGAGGGTGCTCCTGCTGTCCTCACGCCCCGGCCGGGTGGTCCAGGAATGGAACGTCACCGAGGAACACCGTACCGACGCCGGTCTTGCCGGACAGCTGACCGGGGTCATCACCGCCCGGCTGCGAGAGGAGATCCGCCGCCATGCCAAGTAACCCAACGCCCTTGGCCGAAGCCCCCGTTAACGGCGAGGCATCCAGCGCTGAGCCCGAAACCCGCAAGGTGCACGCGGCCCTGACCCGGTCCTCCACCGGCAACGAGGACCTGCGCGAGCTTGAATCCGGACTAGATTCCCTGCAGTCGGACGCGGCCCGTGCCGCGCGCATCGACTGGAGCCGCATCCTGCTCCCGGTGGCCGCGCTCGTGGTGCTGGTCCTGGCGTGGCAGTTCTACGTTTCGCTTGGCTTCAAGCGCCGCGATCTGGTGCCAGGGCCGCTCGACGTGCTTGGCCAGTTCGGCACCCTGTGGGCCGACGGTTCACTGCAGGAAGCCGTCTGGACGTCGCTGCAGCGCGGAATTGTGGGCTTCCTGATCAGCGTGGTCATTGCCACGCCGATCGGGCTCCTGCTGGCACAGGTGGCCCCGCTGCGGCGCGCCTTCGGTCCGCTCATCTCAGGGCTGCAGGTGCTGCCGTCCGTGGCCTGGGTGCCAGCAGCCATCATCTGGTTCGGGCTCACCGATGCCACGGTGTACTTCGTGGTGTTCATGGGCGCCATCCCGTCCATCATCAACGGCCTGATCTCCGGCGTGGACCAGATCCCGCCGCAGTACCGCAGCGTGGGCACGGTACTGGGCGCCAACCGGCTGCAGATGGCCCTGCAGATCGTCCTTCCGGCCGCATTGCCGGGCTACCTGAGCGGACTGAAGCAGGGATGGGCCTTCTCCTGGCGGTCCCTCATGGCCGCCGAAATCATTGCCGTGGGCGGCACCATCGGCTTCGGCCTGGGCTCCATGCTGAACCAGGGCCGCGACCTGGCGGACATGACCATTGTGATGTCAGCCATCCTGCTGATCCTGGCCGTGGGCATCCTGATCGAACTGCTGGTGTTCGCGCCGATCGAAAAGCGCCTCCTCCGGCGGCGCGGCCTCCTCGCCGGCAGCACCCGCTAGGGTCCGCCGCTCCAGCCAGCCCGCACAGAACCAAAGAGCAGAGCCCGACGGCGAGTCCCGCCGTCGGGCTCTGCTGTTTCTGTCTCGTTGAGGTGCGCCGGCGGCCGCGATCGCCGCGACGTGTTGCTTTCAGACGGGTCTGGCAGACTGGCGCCATGACCGTCAGCTTCGTGTGCCGCACCGAATCCGCACTGCCCCGGGAACAACTGTTCGACCTCGCGCGGAGCATCGATGCGCACCTCGAGTCGCAGACCGATGCGGGGGAGCGGGCCGTGGCGGGCGTGACGTCAGGCCTGATCGGCGAGGGCCAGGAAGTGACGTGGCGGGCACGGCACTTCGGGCTGCCGATCCGAATGACCAGCCGCATCACGTCGCTGGAGTTCCCCGGAAGGTTCGTGGACGAGCAGGTCCGCGGGCCGTTCAAGGCCTTCCGCCATGTCCACGAGTTCGAAGCTAGGGACACCGGGTGCACCATGACGGACCGGGTGGAATTCACGGCACCGTTCGGGCCGCTGGGCCGGATCGCGGAGAAGCTCGTGCTGCGACGCTACCTGGAACGGCTGATTGCGGTGCGCGGGCTGTACCTCGCCGGGCTGCCCGACAACCCGCAGGCCTAGCCTGCGCGTCGCCGGGCCGTCCCTCGGCCGGGGTTTCGCGGCGGACCCTTGTCCGGCCCGGACCAAGTGCCTAGACTCGCGAAAAGGCCGGCATCGCCCGGTTCCTACGATTTGAGGAGACAGCCATGGAACCGAAACTGGGACTGCTGGCTATGGTCGAGGCGAAGCCGGGTAAAGAACAGGAAGTTTGGGACTTCCTCAACGGAGGCCGGGAGATCGTGGACAACGAACCGGGCACCCGGACCTGGTATGCCTTCCGGGTCAGCGAAAACACGTTCGGCATTTTCGACACTTTTGATACCGAGGAGGACAGGCAGGCGCACCTCAACGGCGCCATTCCGGCTGCACTCGCTGAACACGGCCCGGCCATGCTCGCCAAGGATCCCGACATTAAGCTGATCGACCTCATCGCCGTGAAGTAGGGCCGAGGGAAAGCCTCAGATAAGGCGCGCACCCACACTGCGGTCCGCAGGCCCACCACTGGCAGGTCCACAAGCAATGTGACGCAGCGTTACCTTACGTGAACTGGTGTTTCCGCGCCGTTGTTCCGGTATATGACGCGGCCCTATCGTCGATTTATGGCAATTCAGGACATTTACCCCACGGCGCTGCGCCTGCTGGGCCGCCCCGTACTGGTGGTGGGCGGCGGGCCGGTGGCCACGCGCCGCACCAAAGGGCTGCTCGACGCCGGTGCCCGGGTAACCGTGGTTGCCCCCGCTGCCTCCGCGGGACTGAGGGAACTGGCCGACGCCGGCCTCCTCACCTGGGAGCAGCGCCCCTACCGTACGTCCGACGTCGACGGCGTCTGGTTCGTCCAGACCGCAACCGGCGATTCCGCCGTGGACGCCCTGGTTTCGGCGGACGCCGAGGAGCAGCGCATCTGGTGCGTCAACGCTTCCGACCACGAAGCCTCAGCCGCGTGGACGCCCGCGGTTGCCGTGGTGGACGACGTGCAGATCGCCGTGAACGCCGGGGGAGACCCGCGCCGCGCCATGGCACTGCGTGACGCCGTGGCCACCGCGCTGGAAACCGGCGACCTTCCGCTGCGCCGCCAGCGGGCGCACCGGGGAAGCGTGGCCCTGGTGGGCGGCGGTCCCGGCGACACCGGGCTCATCACCGTCCGCGGCCGCAGGCTCCTCGGCCAGGCCGACGTCGTGGTGGCGGACCGCCTGGGCCCCCGCGAACTGCTGAACGAACTGGCCCCGGACGTCCGCGTCATCGAGGTAGGCAAGACCCCCGGCCACCATCCCGTGCCCCAGGCCGACATCAACCGGATCCTCGTCGACGAAGCCCTCGCCGGCCACCGGGTGGTCAGGCTCAAGGGCGGAGACCCCTACGTGCTGGGACGCGGCGGCGAAGAAGCCGAGTTCTGCCGCCAGCACGGCGTCGAGGTTGAAGTGGTCCCCGGCGTGACGTCGGCGATTTCCGTTCCCGCTGCAGCCGGCATTCCCGTCACGCACCGCGGCCTGGCCAAGGGCTTCAGCGTGGTCACCGGGCACGAGGAACTCTCCGAGGTCCCGGCCCGGTCCGACCACACCATCGTGCTGCTCATGGGAGTGGGCCAGCTCCGCGAATCCACCGCAGCCCTGGCCGCTGCCGGTTTGCCTCAGGACACTCCAGTTGGCATCGTTGAGAACGGCTATTTGCCCAATCAGCGCGTGACCATCGGCACTGTCGGTTCCATCGCTGACCAGGCCGAGGCCGCCGGCGTCGCGAATCCCGCGGTGATCGTGATCGGTGACGTTGTCCGCGTCAGCCCGTTCGCGCCGTCGCACTTCAAGACCGCCGACTACAGCACCACCACCCCGAACCGCCCCCGCGTACTGACCAAGTAGCCCGAAGCCCCTTCCCAACTAGCTCGCAGTTAACGCTCCCAAAAGCCGTTTTCACGACGTTAAGTGCGAGTCAGTTGGGCCGTGACAGAAAAAAAGGAACACAGCCGTGTCAACTAGCACCACCGTAGGTTCTGCCGCCCGCCCGCTCCGGGTCGCCGTCGTGGGTTCCGGCCCCGCCGGCGTGTACGCCGCCGACATCCTCACCAAGAGCGAAGCCGTCAAGAGCGGCGAGCTGACCGTGAGCATCGACCTCTTTGACCGCTACCCGGCGCCCTACGGCCTGATCCGTTACGGCGTGGCCCCGGACCACCCGCGCATCAAGGGCATCGTCAACGCGCTGCACAAGGTCCTGGACCGCGGCGACATCCGCTTCTTCGGCAACGTTGATTACGGCACGGACCTCTCCATCGAGGACCTGCGCACCCACTACGACGCCGTCATCTTCGCCACCGGCGCCATCAAGGACGCGGACCTGAACATCCCGGGCATCGAACTCGAGGGCTCCTACGGCGGCGCCGACTTCGTGTCCTGGTACGACGGACACCCCGACGTGTCCCGCGAATGGCCGCTGGATGCCAAGGAAATCGCCGTGATCGGCAACGGCAACGTGGCACTGGACGTGGCCCGCATGCTCTCCAAGCACGCCGACGACCTGCTGGTCTCCGAGATCCCGGACAACGTCTACGCCGGCCTGAAGTCCTCGCCCGTCACGGATGTGCACGTCTTCGGCCGCCGCGGCCCGGCCCAGGTGAAGTTCACCCCGCTGGAACTGCGCGAGCTGGCCCACTCCAAGGACGTGGACATCATCCTGTACCCGGAGGACTTCGAGTTCGACGAGGAATCCGACCGCCAGGTCCAGAGCAACAACCAGACCAAGACCATGGTGGGCACCCTCACCAACTGGATCG
Protein-coding regions in this window:
- a CDS encoding putative quinol monooxygenase; the protein is MEPKLGLLAMVEAKPGKEQEVWDFLNGGREIVDNEPGTRTWYAFRVSENTFGIFDTFDTEEDRQAHLNGAIPAALAEHGPAMLAKDPDIKLIDLIAVK
- a CDS encoding ABC transporter ATP-binding protein; the encoded protein is MPVVLENLGKRFGDGAPVLDDVNASIAQGEFVALLGASGCGKSTLLNIMAGLELPTSGALEVPSDGAAFMFQDAALFPWLTARENIELALKLRGVGKAERRTKANELLDLVHLGGAGDKRPHELSGGMRQRVSLARSLAQDRQLLLMDEPFAALDAITRDLLHDELERIWKETGRTIVFVTHNVREAVRLGQRVLLLSSRPGRVVQEWNVTEEHRTDAGLAGQLTGVITARLREEIRRHAK
- the cobA gene encoding uroporphyrinogen-III C-methyltransferase → MAIQDIYPTALRLLGRPVLVVGGGPVATRRTKGLLDAGARVTVVAPAASAGLRELADAGLLTWEQRPYRTSDVDGVWFVQTATGDSAVDALVSADAEEQRIWCVNASDHEASAAWTPAVAVVDDVQIAVNAGGDPRRAMALRDAVATALETGDLPLRRQRAHRGSVALVGGGPGDTGLITVRGRRLLGQADVVVADRLGPRELLNELAPDVRVIEVGKTPGHHPVPQADINRILVDEALAGHRVVRLKGGDPYVLGRGGEEAEFCRQHGVEVEVVPGVTSAISVPAAAGIPVTHRGLAKGFSVVTGHEELSEVPARSDHTIVLLMGVGQLRESTAALAAAGLPQDTPVGIVENGYLPNQRVTIGTVGSIADQAEAAGVANPAVIVIGDVVRVSPFAPSHFKTADYSTTTPNRPRVLTK
- a CDS encoding SRPBCC family protein, translated to MTVSFVCRTESALPREQLFDLARSIDAHLESQTDAGERAVAGVTSGLIGEGQEVTWRARHFGLPIRMTSRITSLEFPGRFVDEQVRGPFKAFRHVHEFEARDTGCTMTDRVEFTAPFGPLGRIAEKLVLRRYLERLIAVRGLYLAGLPDNPQA
- a CDS encoding ABC transporter permease; protein product: MPSNPTPLAEAPVNGEASSAEPETRKVHAALTRSSTGNEDLRELESGLDSLQSDAARAARIDWSRILLPVAALVVLVLAWQFYVSLGFKRRDLVPGPLDVLGQFGTLWADGSLQEAVWTSLQRGIVGFLISVVIATPIGLLLAQVAPLRRAFGPLISGLQVLPSVAWVPAAIIWFGLTDATVYFVVFMGAIPSIINGLISGVDQIPPQYRSVGTVLGANRLQMALQIVLPAALPGYLSGLKQGWAFSWRSLMAAEIIAVGGTIGFGLGSMLNQGRDLADMTIVMSAILLILAVGILIELLVFAPIEKRLLRRRGLLAGSTR
- a CDS encoding FAD-dependent oxidoreductase; this encodes MSTSTTVGSAARPLRVAVVGSGPAGVYAADILTKSEAVKSGELTVSIDLFDRYPAPYGLIRYGVAPDHPRIKGIVNALHKVLDRGDIRFFGNVDYGTDLSIEDLRTHYDAVIFATGAIKDADLNIPGIELEGSYGGADFVSWYDGHPDVSREWPLDAKEIAVIGNGNVALDVARMLSKHADDLLVSEIPDNVYAGLKSSPVTDVHVFGRRGPAQVKFTPLELRELAHSKDVDIILYPEDFEFDEESDRQVQSNNQTKTMVGTLTNWIAEQPEDLSELTASRRLHLHFLHSPVEVYDDAETPGRVAGIKFERTELDGTGNARGTGEFVDYPVQAVYRAIGYFGSALPEVEFDHKKGVVPNDGGRVLDAAGTHVPGIYATGWIKRGPVGLIGHTKGDALETVTYLLEDRANLPLAASPAPDAVVELLEDRGVKYTSWEGWLALDAHERALGEKATETGSHGVEVARERVKVVPREDMVSISRDGVAAQV